From Aquipuribacter nitratireducens:
CGAGACGCACGACCCCACGACGCTCATGACCATCGAGGAGGTCGACGGCCGGCGCCCGACGGGGGTCGCTGAGCCGGAGACGGCGCGGACCGGGGAGCGCGAGCGGCGGGCCGCCCCGGCCTGAGCCACGGTGCGCGTGCGGGCCCTCCGCCGCCCTCGACCCTGCTCTCAGCGGTCGAGGGCCCGCACGAGCATCTCCAGCAGCGCCGACAGGAAGTCGTACACCGCGATGCGGTACGCCCGCAGGGCGCGCTCGCTGCCGGCGGGGTCGACGACCACGTCGTCGCCCTCCCCCGCGGCCACGGCCTCCGCCACGATCTCGGCCTCGTACGCGTCGAGCTCGCCGTGGAGGTCGTCGTCCTCGCCCACGGCGAGGAGGGTGCCGAGCGCGAGCCGGCAGTCGTTGAGCGCCGTGAGCCACGCCGCCGCGCGGCCGGGGTCGACGACGACACCGCCCTCCTGCCGCCGCAGCGTCACGAGGTCCGCGAGGACGGAGTCGATCGCGGCGACCTTCGCGTCCCGCACGCCGGTCCCGGCCAGGCGGCGGAACTCGGCGGCGGTGGCCTCGTCGTCGAGGGACGCGTCGGGCAGCAGCCGCCGCAGCACCGGGTCGTCGGGTCGCTCGTCGGCGCCGACGTCGGCCCGCCCGGTCCCGTCCTCGCCCGTCGTCGGCATGTCGAGCCCTGCGACGATCGCGTCGAACTCGTCGTCCGGTCCTCCGACGGCCTCGGCCCCCGACGCCGCCTCGGCGGCGCCGCCGGTCACAGGTGGCTCCTCGCCCAGCAGGACGGCCCGCGTCTGCTCGAGCGCCTCCGCGACGACCCCCGCGTGGACGACGTCGAGGTCGAAGGCGACGTGGCCGTCCCGGCGCCGCCGCACCATCGCGCTCATCCGGCGGGCCACCGCGTCACGGCTCCTCCCGCTGCAGCGTCGCCCACAACCCGTACCTGTGCATCGCGCTGACGTCGCCCTCCATCCGCTCCCGGCTGCCGGAGCTCACGACGGCACGGCCCTCGGTGTGGACCCGCATCATGAGCTCGTCGGCCTTCTCCTTGGAGTACCCGAAGTACGAGCGGAACACGTACGAGACGTACGACATGAGGTTGACGGGGTCGTTCCACACGATCGTCGTCCATGTGCCGTGGCGCTGCTCGACGGGCTGCTCCGCGACAGCCGTCGCCGAGCCGGGGGCCTCGGGCGCCCCCGGTTCCGCCGCACGCACGGGGAGCGGGTGGGGCAGGACCGACGGCACGCCCCACAGCGTAGGCGCGGCTAGCGTGGCGGTCGTGCGCGTCCCCGCCCTCGCCACCGACCGCTACGAGCTGACGATGGTGCAGGCCGCGCTGGCCGCCGGGACCGCGGACCGCGAGTGCGTGTTCGAGGTCTTCGGGCGCAGGCTGCCCTCCGGGCGGCGCTTCGGGGTCGTCGCCGGCATGTCGCGGGTGCTCGAGGTGCTCGAGGGCCTGCGCTTCGACGACGCCGACCTCGAGGCGCTGCGGTCCGGCGGCGTCGTCGACGACCGCACGTGCGAGTGGCTGGCCCGCTACCGCTTCGACGGCGACGCGGTCGCCTACCCGGACGGCGAGGTCCACGTGCCCGGCTCGCCCCTGCTGCAGGTGCGGGCCTCCTTCGCCACCGGCGTCGTCCTCGAGACCGTCGTGCTGAGCGTCCTCAACCACGACTGCGCCGTCGCCGGCGCCGCCGCCCGCATGGTCGTCGCCGCGGAGGACCGCCCCATCGTCGAGATGGGGTCCCGGCGCACCCACGAGCACGCTGCCGTCGACGCCGCCCGCGCCGCCCACCTCGCGGGGTTCACGTCGACGAGCAACCTCGAGGCCGGCGTGCGGTTCGGCGTGCCGACGGCGGGCACGAGCGCCCACGCCTTCGTGCTCCTCCACGACTCCGAGCGCGAGGCCTTCGCCGCCCAGGTCGCCGCGCAGGGACCGGGCACGACGCTCCTCGTCGACACGTTCGACATCGCCGAGGGGATCCGCGCGGCGGTCGAGGTCGCGGGCACGTCGCTGGGCGGCGTGCGGATCGACTCCGGCGACCTCGCCGTGCACGCGCGCTTCGCCCGCCGCCTGCTCGACGACCTGGGCGCGACCGGCACCAAGGTCGTCGTCTCCGGCGACCTCGACGAGCACGGCATCGCGCGGCTGTCGGGCGCCCCGGTCGACGTGTACGGCGTCGGGACCTCCGTCGTCACCGGTTCCGGAGCCCCCACCGCCGGCCTCGTCTACAAGCTCGTCGAGGTCGACGGCCGACCGGTCGCGAAGCGCTCGACGGGCAAGGCCACGCACGCCGGGGCGCACCGCGTCGTGCGGCGCCACCGCGCCTCGGGGGTCGCGACGGAGGAGGTGCTCGTGGCGGGCGGCGCCGACGTCGACGAGCGTCCCGGCGACCGCTCGCCGCAGGTGGCACTCCTGCGACGCGGGCAGCGCACGGACGACACCGCGGACTCGGTCGACCTCGAGGCGGCCCGGCGGCGGCTCCGGGAACGGCTGTCGACGACCCTGCCGTGGGACGCGCTGTCGCTGTCCGAGGGCGACGCGGCGTTCCCGACGACGTACGTTGGGGAGGCATGACGGACCCCTCGGACGTCGGCTACGACGCCACCACGGCCCTCGTGGTCGTCGACCTCCAGAACGACTTCGCGGACCCTGCGGGCGGCCTCCACGTCGCCGGTGGCGAGGACCTCGCCGCCGCGCTCGGCCCGCACCTGGTCGCGGCCCGGGCCGCGGGCGCCCTCGTCGTCCTCACCCAGGACTGGCACCCGCCGCGCACGCCGCACTTCGACACCGACGGCGGTCCCTGGCCGGTGCACTGCGTGGCAGGCACGTGGGGCGCGGAGCTCGTCGACGGGCTCGACGTCCACGCCGACGACCCGGTCGTCCGCAAGGGCACCGGCGGCGAGGACGGCTACTCCGGCTTCTCGGTCCGCGACCCGGTCTCCGGCGAGGTCGACCGGACCGAGCTGCAGGGCCACCTCGAGCGCCACGGCGTCCGCCGCGTCGTCGTCACCGGTCTGGCGGGCGACGTGTGCGTGGCGGCGACCGCGCACGACGCGCTCGCGCTCGGCTACGAGACGCTCTACCCGCTCGACCTCACCCGCTTCGTCGAGCGGCAGCCGGGCGACGGCGAGCGCACCGTTACCCGGCTGCGGGAGGCCGGCGCCCGGGTGCTGTGACGCAGCGGGATCAGCCGGTGAGGAGCCAGCGGCGCACGGTGTCGACGCGGGCCCGGACCTGGCCGAGGTCCGCCTCGGGCACGGCCGGGCCGCCGCACGTGGTCCGCAGCCGGGCGTGGACGACGGCGTGGGGGCTGCCCGTGCGACGCGCGTAGGCACCGACGAGGCCGTTGAGCTCGCGGCGCGCGGCCGCGACCGCGCGGTGGTCGACGACGACCTCGGCCGCATCGGCGGCGGGCGACGGCCGGGCCGGGCGCCGGCGCAGGTGCGCCCCCATCTCGTCGGCCTCCACGAGACCCGGCAGGGCGAGCAGCGCCTGCTCGCCGTCGCTGCCCTCGTCGTCGGCCCACGTCGCGTGGTTGGAGAACTCGTCGCCGTCCCACACCGCCCGGTCGAACGCCGCGTCGGACTCCAGCGCCTGGAACGGCAGCTCCTCCGCCCCCGGCGCGTTCCGCTCGGTCCGCGCCTCCGCCAGCAGGTCCTCCTCCGGCGCCCACAGGTCGTCGCCGTCCGCCGCCCGTGGGCGGTCGAGGACGTGGTCGCGCGCGACCTCGAGCTCGGCGGCGTAGCGCAGCAGCTGCGGCACGCTCGGCAGGAACACCGAGGCGGTCTCCCCGCGACGGCGGGCCCGGACGAAGCGGCCGACGGCCTGGGCGAAGAACAGCGGCGTCGCGGTCGTCGTCGCCCACACCCCGACCGACAGCCGGGGCACGTCGACGCCCTCGGACACCATCCGGACCGCGACCATCCACCGCGGGCCCTCGGGCCCGGCGGCGGCGAACGACTCGATGCCGGCGGAGGCGTCGGGGTCGTCGGACAGCACCACGGTGGGCGGGGCCCCGGTCAGCTCGCGGAGGATGCCCGCGTACGCCCGCGCGGAGGCCTGGTCGCTCGCGATCACGAGGCCACCGGCGTCCGGCACCGTCCGCCGCACCTCGGCGAGGCGACGGTCGGCGGCCCGGAGCACGGCCGGCACCCACTGCCCCTGGGGGTCGAGCGCCGTCCGGAGCGCCTGGGCCGTGAGGTCCTTCGTCAGCGGTTCCCCGAGCCGCGCGGCGACCTCGTCGCCCGCTCGGGTCCGCCACCGCATGTTGCCCGCGTAGGCGAGGAAGAGGACCGGCCGCACGACGCCGTCGGCGAGGGCCTCGCCGTAGCCGTAGAGGTGGTCGGGGCGGGAGCGACGGGACCCGTCGGCCTCCTGCACGTACGTGACGAACGGGATCGGGTTGGCGTCGGAGCGGAACGGGGTGCCGCTGAGCGCCAGACGCCGCTCGGCGTCCTCGAAGGCCGTCGCGACGCCCTCGCCCCAGGAGCGCGCGTCGCCCGCGTGGTGGATCTCGTCGAGGACCATGAGGGTGCGACGGGCCCGGCAACGGGCGGCGAAGGCGTGCGGGCGCAACCCCACCTGGGCGTACGTCACGACGCCACCGTCGAACCCGGCCGTGCCGGCGCCCGTGGAGCGGAACGACGGGTCGAGGCGGATGCCGACCCGGCTCGCGGCGTCCGCCCACTGGGTCTTGAGGTGCTCGGTCGGGCACACCACGACGACCCGCTCGACGGTGCGGCGCTGCAGCAGCTCCGTCGCCACGCGGAGGGCGAACGTCGTCTTGCCCGCGCCGGGCGTCGCCGCCGCGAGGAAGTCGCGCGGGCCCCGGGCGAGGTAGCGGTCGAGGGCGTCGCGCTGCCACGCCCGCAGCGCACCGGCGGTGCCCCACGCGGCCCGCTCGGGGAAGGCCGGGGACAGCTGCGCCGCGGCCGCGGCGCTCGGGTGCTCGGGGGTGTGGTGGACGCTCGGGCGGGCCTGGCTCAGCGGTCCTGCCCCGAGCCCTCGTCGTCGCCGCCGCCGCGCAGACCCTCGTAGATCTCCTTGCACGTGGGGCACACGGGGAACTTCTTCGGGTCCCGGCTCGGCACCCACACCTTCCCGCAGAGCGCGGTCAGCGGCTCCCCCGTCACCGCGCTGGCGACGATCTTGTCCTTCTTCACGTAGTGCGCGAAGCGCTCGTGGTCGCCGGGCTCGGCCGGCTCGACGGTGCGCTCCTGCTCCAGCACCGCCGTGCCCGCCGGCTGCCGGCCGGGCTCGGGCGGTGGTGCGGACGGGAAGGACGGCTCCGACATGGCGTCGAGTGTAGGACCCCCATCCGCTCCGGGGCCCGGCTCCGGACCACTGTGGACAGGACCTGCTGCGCACGCGCGACTCCGGCCTCTACGGTCGGAGCACGTGACGTGCGCGACCGCTCAGGGGAGGAGCCGATCGTGAGCCGCGGCAGCATCGACATCGACGCCCAGCTCGACC
This genomic window contains:
- a CDS encoding DUF2017 family protein, whose protein sequence is MARRMSAMVRRRRDGHVAFDLDVVHAGVVAEALEQTRAVLLGEEPPVTGGAAEAASGAEAVGGPDDEFDAIVAGLDMPTTGEDGTGRADVGADERPDDPVLRRLLPDASLDDEATAAEFRRLAGTGVRDAKVAAIDSVLADLVTLRRQEGGVVVDPGRAAAWLTALNDCRLALGTLLAVGEDDDLHGELDAYEAEIVAEAVAAGEGDDVVVDPAGSERALRAYRIAVYDFLSALLEMLVRALDR
- a CDS encoding isochorismatase family protein, whose translation is MTDPSDVGYDATTALVVVDLQNDFADPAGGLHVAGGEDLAAALGPHLVAARAAGALVVLTQDWHPPRTPHFDTDGGPWPVHCVAGTWGAELVDGLDVHADDPVVRKGTGGEDGYSGFSVRDPVSGEVDRTELQGHLERHGVRRVVVTGLAGDVCVAATAHDALALGYETLYPLDLTRFVERQPGDGERTVTRLREAGARVL
- a CDS encoding DEAD/DEAH box helicase — encoded protein: MSQARPSVHHTPEHPSAAAAAQLSPAFPERAAWGTAGALRAWQRDALDRYLARGPRDFLAAATPGAGKTTFALRVATELLQRRTVERVVVVCPTEHLKTQWADAASRVGIRLDPSFRSTGAGTAGFDGGVVTYAQVGLRPHAFAARCRARRTLMVLDEIHHAGDARSWGEGVATAFEDAERRLALSGTPFRSDANPIPFVTYVQEADGSRRSRPDHLYGYGEALADGVVRPVLFLAYAGNMRWRTRAGDEVAARLGEPLTKDLTAQALRTALDPQGQWVPAVLRAADRRLAEVRRTVPDAGGLVIASDQASARAYAGILRELTGAPPTVVLSDDPDASAGIESFAAAGPEGPRWMVAVRMVSEGVDVPRLSVGVWATTTATPLFFAQAVGRFVRARRRGETASVFLPSVPQLLRYAAELEVARDHVLDRPRAADGDDLWAPEEDLLAEARTERNAPGAEELPFQALESDAAFDRAVWDGDEFSNHATWADDEGSDGEQALLALPGLVEADEMGAHLRRRPARPSPAADAAEVVVDHRAVAAARRELNGLVGAYARRTGSPHAVVHARLRTTCGGPAVPEADLGQVRARVDTVRRWLLTG
- a CDS encoding DUF3039 domain-containing protein, with the protein product MSEPSFPSAPPPEPGRQPAGTAVLEQERTVEPAEPGDHERFAHYVKKDKIVASAVTGEPLTALCGKVWVPSRDPKKFPVCPTCKEIYEGLRGGGDDEGSGQDR
- the clpS gene encoding ATP-dependent Clp protease adapter ClpS yields the protein MPSVLPHPLPVRAAEPGAPEAPGSATAVAEQPVEQRHGTWTTIVWNDPVNLMSYVSYVFRSYFGYSKEKADELMMRVHTEGRAVVSSGSRERMEGDVSAMHRYGLWATLQREEP
- a CDS encoding nicotinate phosphoribosyltransferase, producing the protein MRVPALATDRYELTMVQAALAAGTADRECVFEVFGRRLPSGRRFGVVAGMSRVLEVLEGLRFDDADLEALRSGGVVDDRTCEWLARYRFDGDAVAYPDGEVHVPGSPLLQVRASFATGVVLETVVLSVLNHDCAVAGAAARMVVAAEDRPIVEMGSRRTHEHAAVDAARAAHLAGFTSTSNLEAGVRFGVPTAGTSAHAFVLLHDSEREAFAAQVAAQGPGTTLLVDTFDIAEGIRAAVEVAGTSLGGVRIDSGDLAVHARFARRLLDDLGATGTKVVVSGDLDEHGIARLSGAPVDVYGVGTSVVTGSGAPTAGLVYKLVEVDGRPVAKRSTGKATHAGAHRVVRRHRASGVATEEVLVAGGADVDERPGDRSPQVALLRRGQRTDDTADSVDLEAARRRLRERLSTTLPWDALSLSEGDAAFPTTYVGEA